The following nucleotide sequence is from Drosophila kikkawai strain 14028-0561.14 chromosome 2L, DkikHiC1v2, whole genome shotgun sequence.
gtcaggaaaactcgctcttggagtcgacacggaaaattaatcttgcagcagagtgaccgaaattaattgttcggactactgctgaagaccggcagtgagggggcgacggaatagttcgtacttatcttgggaAATAagaaacgccgagaactgctggtgtggAGTTgaaaaatccggaatccaaaaaataaaaaaaaaaaccaaaaatcctaaatccggctcgaaggaccaaatgttcggcGGGGGGGAAACTTCTCAAATCCGTAAGCACACACTATTAtaacactcccgcgccgcaatCGTGGAAAACCACCGGAGAAATATCACCGCACGAAAGAAAAGTCACCACCATTCAAGGGAGCCCAGAAGTGCACAACCAAGGAGGGTAAATACCTTCGAGACACAAGTCGGGCCACGCGCACGATTTTGTGATCTCTGCTCCAGAGAGCCTCATCCAGTTCGGCTTTGTCGTAGCTTTCTCCAGATGACTCAACCACAAAGAGCAtcatatattaaacaaaagagATTGTGCCTTAATTGGCATAGCGACATAAGTCCGcgcgacatatctccgccgaACTAGAAACGACATATCTCGCTTTAAAGCGACATAACTCcgcgcggagatatgtcgtttCTAGTtcggcggagatatgtcgtttTAAAGCGACATAACTCCGCGTGAAAATACAGTGacaaacttaatttttggcacagtTGGCATGTCTGACTTTGGCACCCTTTTTCTCCATTAAACATAgcaatatttacattaagggggtcttctcattcaaaagccgttttttggaccctttttaaaaaaattcttatttgaaaacgcaaagaataattgaaaactttttttatttattgtattcaaaaatgttcaaagtaactaaaaaagttgttcttgcctcgatacgagcgttgttcaaagagtaatgagacttcaaacttggtggtcgaaaaaaaaggtgtcgtcctggcggccacgattcagggtctccagagcgtccgaaatgaaaaataaaaacggggttataatcagaattgatgtcattttcgggtgacggaacagatttttttttttaatttttttaaacaaaatggcggccattcaaaaaaaaaatttcgatttcgggctttttttttgtagtttagtgtaaaaaaaaaatagaaaaaaaaatttaaaaaaaatctgttccgtcacccgagaatggtgacaattctgcatcgattccactttgtttcatgaaaatcggttcagttgaactggagatatcatggccgccagttcgaaaaacgtggtttcgagataaacgcgtttgaagtttgaaaaaagctcattttgcgaagagcttgcttcacaaaaaaggctgtatcttctaaagtattccgaatttctaaaaatccttttggggacatatacacaccatccctagctataaataaatgcaaaaaaaaaatcgaaaaaaaaaaagttgcccaatgagaagacccccttaaacaatttttatttaaatatattgatcaATTTCCAACTAAATGAACTTAATTTTATCCTTGTATATCATtccaataatttataaaaattaaaaaactaaaaaaactgTCACATTTCCCTGAACAAAATTATTCGCACACCGAACTAGTGATGctgaaaacatcgatgcatcgaGCATCAAGGTTTTTTATAGCGATGTTATTTATGAGTCTATGGATAAATGGGCCTATGGATAACATCTTACAAATTTTTTGCctatttcataatttcaaataaaatgaaagaGTCCTATGCAAGCATCAATATTGAcatcatttttaattatgtcatttcatatctaaaaaataagaacaaaatatataattactaCGGTAGCTTGTTTGCAGTTTTTACTCACAAAAAAGATAATAGAAATAAGccctttgtaatttattacaaagTTCATCGGTGCATCGAACATCGATGTTATTTTTAGCGCTATTTTCTGATGTTTTTCGATGATTTTTTTGATACCGATGTTAAGTTATACATCGATGGTCTATTTTGAAAGCAtcgacatcgatgtttttgtCGAACTTGCAACCGaaccaaaaatttttaaaaaatggaaCGGTTTTTAGTATAAATCATTTAGTAAAATGAGCTACTTTGGCTTAAAAAATAGACACTTCGACGActttaagttaaaattttatcgACAAACATATTCTAAATAAAGATAACAAAGCTTTCCAGAAGAAAAAAGTTAACAGGTcgataaaatttttagaaaataattcaCTATTTGCCATGTgtgccaataattttgttcaggGAAATGTAGcggtttttttaaattttaaatttttataaattaatggaatgatatacaaaaataaaattaagttcatttagttggaaattgatccaaatatttaaatcaaatttgattcaagtaaatatttctatgttaaatgaagaaaaaacGGTGGCAAAAATTAAGTTTGCCACTGTATGTCGTTAGTAGTttggcggagatatgtcgcttaCAAACGACATAACTCCGCGCAGAGATATgacgcttttttttttggcggagatatgtcgcaTGAAAACGACATAACTCCGCTCGGAGATATGTCGCAGGAAAACGACATAACTCCGCtcggagatatgtcgctttttttccGGCGGAGCTATGTCGTTTTAAAGCGACATAACTCcgcgcggagatatgtcgttaTAAAACGACATAGCTCCGCCggaaaaaaagcgacataaGTCCGCCCGAAAAATGTACcgggcggagatatgtcgtcggacttatgtcgctatgccgccttaattgctttgcaaggGGACATAATCTTCGTGAATGCACGAGCAGGCATAGTTGCTTCACATGCAGCGGACGGCATAATACGCTCTTGCACAAAGATAATCCGTCTAATGCTGTTAGCACAGCGCCGGCTCACCCTCCTGAGCAGCCAATCTCAAACACGTCAGTTCATTTCGCCTCCAACCAACAAGGAGTACTTCTAGGTACGGCCATAGTTCATGTGTGCCACCGAGGAGAGAATTTTCCAGCACGTGCCCTGATAGATTCAGGCTCCGAAGGCACTTTCATTTCTGAGAGGCTTGCCAACCGGATTAAACTTTTTTCAAGCCGTAACAACAAGAGTCACAGGGCTGAACCAAGCCAATTCCGGTgtctcacaaaaaatgtgtcatTTCCAGATGGGCACTCCGGCCAAACCGATGCTCAAGATCGACACGACGGCGTTTGTGCTGCCGAACCTGGCCGGCAATCTTCCGACAAGCACAATTGATCGAAACATTCTTGATAGGCTGCCAAATATGCCATTGGCAGACCCGTCGTTTTTCCAGCCGTCTCAGATAGACCTTCTTCTAGGTGCGGATATTCTTCCGTCTGTCCTGCTATCAGGCTGGAGGCCAAACGTATGTGGGTCTTTATTAGCGTAAGAGACCATTTTCAGGTGGATTTTGACCGGCCCAGTGTCTTCAACCACTAGTAGGGTTTCGACTTTTACCACACAGATAGCCATAGAGTCCGAAGCAACCATGGAAACACTTctcacaaaattttgggaggtggaggacCTTCCATGCAGACTGGTAAAGGAGACGGACAAGTTGTGTGAAGACTTTTTCGTCCGAACAACTACCAGATCCTGCGAcgggaaatatatagtatcCCTGCCCTTCAATGATTCAGAGCACATTGACTTGGGGCATTCGAGGAGTTCCGCACTCGCACAATTTCTGAAGAATGAGACTCGCTTGAAGAAGGAGCCCGCTCTCAAAGACAAGTGTCTTTGACTCAGTGATCCAAGAATATATCGATCTTGGCCATATGAAGCCGGTGCCTCCGAATACCGACAAGATAAATTTCTATCTACCCCATCACGCAGTATTCAAGCCCGAAAGTGCGACCACGAAAGTTCGCGTAGTTTTCAACGCATCCAGTCCTTCTTCCAATGGGAACAGCCTTAATGACATTCTGTATCTCACTCTTCAAATCCTGAAGTGGCGGACgtttaaattcgttttcaaTGCCGACATCACCAAGATGTATCGGCAAATTCTCCTAAACCAAGAGCACACTCCGTTTCAGAGAATTCTCTTTCGAAATGGCCAAGGGGATATATCCGACTTCGAGCTTCAGACGGTCACGTTTGCACTCCTTAAAGCACTTCCTAAAGAGCATCTACTTTCGACTGAGTTTCTTGATCTCGAAGAGGTCAGCACCACTACGACATTGGGAGTACGGTGGAACGCTACAACGGATGAgttctattttgtcccaagAGAGGTCACCATTCAGGCAAACTATTCGAAACGCGACGTCTTATCCCAAATCGCGAAATTGTTCGACCCAGCTGGGTGGCTCTCCCCATTTGTGGTTCAGGCCAAAATTCTGATGCAGGATATCTGGTTAGTTAGCGTCGGATGGGATGAGTTTCTTCCTGCAGACCTACTACATCGCTGGCATGATTTCCTTCGGAGCTACAGTTTCCTCCACCAAGTTCGCATCCCGCGCTGGGTACATTTTCAACCGGGTGTACAAGTCCAAATCCATGGTTTCTGCGATGCTTCCCAAAAGGCTTATGGCGCAGCGATTTACGTTCGCATCCAGCGTGATGGAATCATTTCATCAAATCTTCTAACGTCAAAGACCAAAGTCGCTCCGGTAAAAACCGTCTCGCTCCCGCGTCTAGAACTGTGTGAAGCCGTCCTTCTGGCAGACTTGTGGACTGCAATTCTGCCTCAGATTCCTTTCGGTCGTATAGAATCTTTTCTATGGACTGATTCCACTATTGTGCTGGCATGGTTGAACAAGCCACCATGTCAGTGGACGACCTTCGTCGCAAATAGAGTCACTAAAATCGCTCAAAATACTGATGCCAGCCAGTGGTCTCACGTGCGTTCCGAGCACAACCCAGCAGATCTAGCCAGTCGTGGAGTAGCGGCTGAAGAGCTGGCTACCAGTGAGCTGTGGTGGCATGGGCCTTCCTGGCTAACTCAGCCTCAAGACTCCTGGCTGCACCTTATGAATCAGTTTCCAACATCGACATCGAGAAGAGACCCATACGTTGCCATTTAGCATGTCCAGAGCAGGACATGCTTGAGCGGCTCTCCAAGCTCGACAAGGCACTACGAGTTTTTGCCTATGTCCAGCGCTTCATCCAGCGCTCGCAAAAACGACCTATTCCAGGCGAGCTGCAGCTATCCAATACAGAGATTTCCATAGCTGAGCGACTCCTAATTTTCATGACCCAACGCAGATACTTGCCTCTTGAATATGCCTGCCTGAGCCAAAAGCGGCCAATTCCAGCATCCAGTTCTATTAAGAACATGAATCCTTTCCTTGATCCTCACGGCCTCATCAGGGCGTGTGGTCGGGTGACGGCCTCTGAAGTCCTCCAATATGATGAACGGCATCCGATATTTCTTCCATACAACTGTCAGTTGGCGCGTCTCCTTGTATCCTTTACGCATCGCATATCCTTGCACGGCGGTAATCAGCTAATGGTACGCCTGATCCGCTCAAAATTCTGGATACCAAGGGTCAAGAACTTAGTCAAGTCAATTTTCTCCTGCAAAATATGTGTGATCCACAAAAAGAAGTTGCAGACTCAACTCATGGGCGAATTACCTAAATAAAGAACGTCTTTCTCGCGGCCTTTTACGTACACGGGTATGGATTATGCCGGACCGTTTGATATAAAGAACTACACCGGGAGAGCCTGCCTGATTACCAAGGGCTATGTGTTGGTGTTTGTATGTTTCTCCACAAAGGCCATCCATTTAGAGCCTACTTCTGACCTCACAACGGAGAAATTTCTCGCAGCATTCGCCCGATTCGTCTCGCGAAGAGGGTGCCCTCGACAAGTTCAGTCGGACAATGGGAAGACCTTTGTTGGTGCAGCCGCAGTGCTGTCGCGTGAATTTCTGCGAGCTGTCAAGGAGTCCGTGACGAATGCTTATAGTCACCAGGAACTCCTTTGGCAATTCATACCCCCAGGAGCACCGCACATGGGAGGATTGTGGGAAGCTGGAGTTAAAAGCTTCAAGACGCTGTTTTATAAATCCACTGCCACTCGAAAGTATACGTTCGAAGAACTTTCCACATTGCTGGCCAAGATTGAGGCCTGTCTAAATTCGCGTCCACTCGCCCCGATGTCCGAAGACCCCACAGACTTGCTAGCACTCACGCCAGGTCATTTTCTCGTAGGTGTTCCCCTTCTCGCCACCGTCGAACCCGAAATAAAGGGTGCGTCCACTTCAATTATCAACCGGTGGCAGCACCTTAAGGCTCTTCATCAGCAATTCCGCCTAACATGGAAGGAAGAGTACCTCAAGGAGCTCCATAAGCGAACAAAGTGGCAAGTCCCCACAAGAAATCTCGATGTGGGCGAGATGGTTATAATCAAGGACGATAATCTGCCTTCCAATGAGTGGCGGCTCGGCAGGATTGATTCCGTGTTTCCCGGACCCGATGGTCATGTTCGAGTGGTGAATATTCGTACTGCTCGGGGAATCGTTAAGCGCCCTGTCGCAAAAGTCGTATTGCTTCCGGGGGCGACCTCCGAAAAATCTCAATAACTAGCCGTATCCTCACTCCGTAGTTTGCTTCTTTCGCTAGTTCTAAGTCATATTTTCGACTCCATACTAGTTCTTTCTTTTGTATCCTACTCCAGATTATAAACAATGTTCCCACGTCTACGTATCGCCGTCGAAATGGAGAGCAGACGTACACGAGGTATAaattcctaccgttgccgagtctgccacggAGTCCACCCTCTACGGAAGTGCCGCAGATTCTTACGGCTGAGCATCGAAaagaggctccgtgcggtCCTCGCGAATCGCTATTGCGCCAACTGCTTGGCTCACGAGCATTCGGATGGAGCGTGCCGCCGTGGCGATAGGTGCAAGATCTGCAACGGAGAGCACCACACACTGCTGCATATGCAAGAGCAGCCGCTGTATCGACGCCGTTCGCGTCAGTTGACGCCGCCCTCTCATCGTGCTCCAGCTTCTGCTCACCACGCCTCGACCTCTGCTCACCActcttcggcctctcctcggcGCTCGGCGGCCTCTCCTCAGCTctcttcggcctctcctcggcactcttcggcctctcctcggcACTCTCCGGCCTCTCCACGGCATTCGTCGGCCTCTCCTCGAACCGCGGCATTCGCCACGCAGGGAGTTCCGACAGGGCCTTCACTGGCCACTTTGCTTCAGCGGCACAGCGTGAACCTCCTCCCGACCGCGCTGGTGCGGATTGACACCGGAATGCGAGTGTTCGACACAGCGGCGCTTATCGACCCCTGCACGCCTATGAGCTGCATTGACGCGTCGCTGGCGACTTCTTTGCGACTTTCAACGACAGCGGTGGGTGCTGAACAGATCTGTTCAGCCACCGTCGGCTCGAAAACGAACGCCCATGTCCGACTCGATCTCGTTTTCAAAGTGGAGCCTCACGTGCGCGTCCGCACTCCGATCCGACAGTTGGATGAGACTGTGCGGGCCTATTTCAAGGACATCACCTTGGCTGATGAACGGTTCTACCTTCCGGCTACGATCTCCGTCGTCCTGGGCGCGGATGTGTACCCTAAAGTGATGCAGCCTGGGTTCCTGAAAGTGCAGGATGGATTGCCGGTGGCCCGAAGCACCGTATTTGGATGGGTCCTGTCCGGGGCCTGTCACACACCATAATGAGGAGCAGACTATGTTGCAACCctagtgattgcaaggggggcggaatgttcaggtcaggagctttcgtttccccccgcgcgactccgaagcgctcccgcttcctCAAAGCTCCgcagcgcgctctcgctctcagcttgcgctcttgcgcagcttgcgctcttgcgcagcttgcgctctcgctctcctaGCGGACGCTTCgactctgggcgatcggcgCACGGCTAAGCgaccgctcccgctctcctaggtTCTGATCTCTCACTCCCGCTTGTATAGTTTTAATCACATTCTTGAATtcaaataaagcggaccaagtcctCGCAATAATACTGAAATTACCACGCTCCCCCGGCCTACTATTTCTTTTCGTTTGGTGGTGACTTTTCTTTCGTGCGGTGATATTTCTCCGGTGGTTTTCCACGattgcggcgcgggagtgttaTAATAGTGTGTGCTTACGGATTTGAGAagtttccccccagccgaacagcagcataataacttccaattccaaattcaaaataattcggtttccaAATTCTCTACACTTGTGTCAAAtttctgtgccgaaatccaaaagtgtgtttaaataaatgcaatagccacagtgagaatttaattccaatagttctcaattcctcttcgttaactgtgttcccgctagcatttatttacatttacatacatattcaatacagtccactccataagACTACGATCgatgtcaacattgacatttccccaaatcgagaaattatatcaaaataatttctataccagatctacgggttccaaaattccgaaagtgtttgtttaaatgaatgcctaagccacagtgaaactttcagttccgaattgtttacgttcgctgtgttccgcttgcatttacttacatttatatatgtacatacgtacatatatttccacAACAGTCCACACTACTGATCTCCTACTACTTCCTCAACTTCTaagtatacataaatatatccacatatttataagagaaagaaaaactacaaatacagtccacttcactccgaaacatatatttacaacaaatatataaatatataatccaatatatttcaattactgtccgcagctactacgattgtaaatttatttaaatacatacatatatgcactGCAGCGCCAGCatcatttgtatatttaatttatttactctcccttgctctatcctgagcttcacctaattaaatatacatatttacatacatacataatcgtctgcaagtcgacgctccaatatttggcaattttttccgcctctccttatctccgctattttgcacttgcatacgacaagtgcacaaatagacatacacacgtattggttccaaaatacagcaccggtcaatcacataagtccagatcaataaaataatttgtaaattattttatattaaaattccaactaacgaattaagttagaaatccaagtgcgcttccgtatccgcactagtgtgaccgtatattattcgctgctgaccggaattatttaattaaattgcatatttccgttttaaattccaaaggagaaaatacaattttccacaaagataattattatagcaaaaataattattacgagtccgattggttcctaaattcccaatcaaacttcgatccataaattttaatatatatttacattacatttttgtaaaaaaaaaatattcaaaatgaCTTCAactattttgaacaaatttactttgatttctgaccgtctgaggcacttcgactctagagtctgcaatccagcagcacccactccatccaaataCACCTGCCAAattcatctcgaccaagtccgagcgctatgggataaggtcgagacagagtaggaagcttgttcagagctaatttcagttggcttcgagggcgctgcagacaccttgcctacccttaaggcaaaatacgacgacacctattccatttatgaacggtgtgccgccaagttcatggaacagatcgatacgatctctgctaaagcagctccagtccaacctcctgcgccccaaaattcctttccgtctggctgtcggcttcctccgtgcgaaacggaagttttctcgggcgattatcttcgctggccgactttccggcaccttttcacagcggtctatatcgacaatcctacgctgacccctgtagaaaagttgttctatttaaatgccaagacgagtggtgaagctcattccatagtttcaaattcgccactgaccaacgacggtttccgctcagcatggaaaaacctatctgagcgtttcgaaaataaacgcgcgttggtaaacagccaactgaagaaattgttgaacattcagtccattgaacgtgagttCTCGGCAgacttgaaggagctgcaaaatacagttcaaaattgcctcacatccctaactctgtccggccttcctacggataattaggattgtctattggtttatttgtgttacACGAAGCTTcaaaagctgacgctttccttatgggagcaatccttaaccaataaaaccgatattccgtcgtggctagaattcgattctttccttactgagcgccatagaactctggaaaccatcgattctctccagcctcctacgatatgcctctgttcgtctaaaccgacaatctccaaccagtcgccacgagtactacaatcctttagtacgcggattgttcacttatccaaaagatgcgatttgtgttctgcagagaaccatccagtgcgtaaatgtccacgcttcctccaaatgacgatagaagatcgtacttcatacattgagaaaaagcagttgtgcttaaattgctttgcaagcggtcatccactccgtaattgcacaagcgcccacagctgccttacttgtcacggtcggcatcacacattgttgcatccaagcaacacttcatccagtgttccgaatcctcgtgataacgcaccacaaattcctgcacccatccaaaggatttcctcgttctccacacgagtgaccacttctgccgattcctccaattactgggttccatacgacgatagcaagagcagacgttcccgaggtattttatcctaccaatgccgagtctgccaagggaaccatcctcttcggaaatgCCACCGGTTTCTGCGCCTTAGCGctgagaaacggctccaggcagtcatcgaaaagaagtactgcgtcaactgcctggcccaccaccattccggggGATCGTGTCGTAGTaaagaccgatgccagtcgtgtggacaggatcaccacactcttctccattgtagtatgcacacataTCGAGTACCCACTGTATATTATAACTTAACGGGTGCGCACTGTAACACAatgttgcagtgtttacatatttcaagtcccggtcataaaccattgagtggccgaaatatgaaccgatcgctaaggCTTAGCCTGCGCATTGAAAAGTGCTAGTGTCGGCATATTTGCATCGAATGGACTACACGCGCATAccccctcgcgcctccacttgtgagcgcatagccaatgtacataagtacatttctttatacataagaatatatatccatagccgtctctctgccgctgcctgcgagcagcgcagctacgagacctagcttatattttaacttaaggAATACTGTAGAAAACATTAACTCTTTGAGCTCCAAGGCGGCATCATAGCTGCCCCAAAGCGGCATCATAGCTGCTCCAATTCGAAAGTtacaaataaaactaaaaaccaaatataaaaacctCAAACTAAAATCTTATCATTGGGAATCCTGGATATTCGGAACAATCCTATTTCATGGCGACCGTGACCGTGATTAGAATCTGCaaattgcataatttttt
It contains:
- the LOC121503246 gene encoding uncharacterized protein, producing the protein MCHFQMGTPAKPMLKIDTTAFVLPNLAGNLPTSTIDRNILDRLPNMPLADPSFFQPSQIDLLLGADILPSVLLSGWRPNIAIESEATMETLLTKFWEVEDLPCRLVKETDKLCEDFFVRTTTRSCDGKYIVSLPFNDSEHIDLGHSRSSALAQFLKNETRLKKEPALKDKLFKPESATTKVRVVFNASSPSSNGNSLNDILYLTLQILKWRTFKFVFNADITKMYRQILLNQEHTPFQRILFRNGQGDISDFELQTVTFALLKALPKEHLLSTEFLDLEEVSTTTTLGVRWNATTDEFYFVPREVTIQANYSKRDVLSQIAKLFDPAGWLSPFVVQAKILMQDIWLVSVGWDEFLPADLLHRWHDFLRSYSFLHQVRIPRWVHFQPGVQVQIHGFCDASQKAYGAAIYVRIQRDGIISSNLLTSKTKVAPVKTVSLPRLELCEAVLLADLWTAILPQIPFGRIESFLWTDSTIVLAWLNKPPCQWTTFVANRVTKIAQNTDASQWSHVRSEHNPADLASRGVAAEELATISNIDIEKRPIRCHLACPEQDMLERLSKLDKALRVFAYVQRFIQRSQKRPIPGELQLSNTEISIAERLLIFMTQRRYLPLEYACLSQKRPIPASSSIKNMNPFLDPHGLIRACGRVTASEVLQYDERHPIFLPYNCQLARLLVSFTHRISLHGGNQLMVRLIRSKFWIPRVKNLVKSIFSCKICVIHKKKLQTQLMGELPK